The following are from one region of the Coffea eugenioides isolate CCC68of chromosome 2, Ceug_1.0, whole genome shotgun sequence genome:
- the LOC113763734 gene encoding probable pyruvate, phosphate dikinase regulatory protein, chloroplastic: MISSTTLSFSNLTTTTTTASSVSEPKSKSEPASPSDQPSRKIRSSPQLNRWSRARAVRSGRKLDRRVQKITSTAGSLVRTDSNNSSNSINWESESGEESGGVSGTDETEVTAGGKSIYMVSDGTGWTAEHSVNAALGQFEHCLVDRVCPVSTHLFSGIDDVERLMEVIKQAAKEGAMLVYTLADPSMAESAKQACQLWGIPSADILGPITESIASHLGVSPSGLPRWARGRSSSLSEDYFRRIEAIEFTIKQDDGALPENLHKADIVLAGVSRTGKTPLSIYLSQKGYKVANVPIVMNVKLPSALFEIDPEKVFGLTINAVVLHTIRSARSRTLGFAEGIRSNYSEMDHVKEELEFAAKIFAQNPVWPVIEVTGKAIEETAAIVLRLFHDRKNRCSMPRISKRY, encoded by the exons atgatttcttctacaACCCTAAGCTTCTCAAACCTCACTACGACGACGACGACAGCCTCGTCCGTCTCCGAACCGAAGTCCAAGTCTGAACCTGCATCTCCATCCGACCAACCTTCCCGAAAAATCAGAAGTAGCCCGCAACTAAACCGGTGGTCCCGTGCTCGCGCAGTCCGTTCTGGCCGGAAACTAGACCGCCGGGTTCAGAAAATTACCAGCACCGCCGGTTCTCTAGTTCGTACTGACAGTAACAATAGTTCTAATTCCATCAATTGGGAAAGTGAGTCGGGTGAAGAGAGTGGTGGGGTCAGCGGAACGGATGAAACGGAAGTAACGGCAGGTGGGAAGTCAATTTACATGGTGTCTGATGGGACCGGCTGGACGGCGGAGCATTCCGTTAATGCTGCCTTAGGGCAGTTTGAACATTGCTTGGTCGATCGGGTTTGTCCCGTTAGTACCCATTTGTTCTCTGGG ATTGATGATGTTGAGCGGTTGATGGAGGTTATCAAGCAAGCAGCCAAAGAAGGAGCAATGCTTGTCTATACTCTGGCTGACCCCTCCATGGCTGAATCTGCCAAACAAGCATGCCAGCTTTGGGGTATACCATCAGCTGATATCCTTGGTCCAATAACAGAATCAATTGCATCCCACCTGGGTGTTTCACCTTCAGGGCTCCCGCGTTGGGCTCGTGGACGGAGCAGCTCCCTTAGTGAGGACTACTTCCGCAGGATCGAAGCAATTGAATTCACTATAAAGCAAGATGATGGGGCCTTACCCGAAAACTTGCATAAAGCAGATATTGTTCTTGCTGGTGTGTCTCGCACTGGAAAAACACCACTTTCAATATACCTGTCACAAAAAGGATACAAAGTGGCAAATGTTCCTATTGTAATGAATGTAAAGTTGCCAAGTGCTCTTTTTGAGATTGACCCAGAAAAGGTTTTTGGTCTCACTATCAATGCTGTTGTTCTGCATACCATCAGAAGTGCAAGATCAAGGACCTTGGGCTTTGCTGAAGGAATAAGGAGCAACTATTCTGAAATGGACCATGTAAAAGAAGAGCTGGAATTTGCTGCTAAAATTTTTGCCCAAAATCCTGTCTGGCCAGTCATTG AAGTCACAGGGAAGGCAATTGAAGAAACAGCAGCGATTGTACTAAGACTTTTCCATGATAGAAAGAATAGGTGCTCAATGCCAAGAATTTCCAAACGCTATTAG
- the LOC113760650 gene encoding uncharacterized protein LOC113760650 isoform X2, producing the protein MENPKLLQEHMGSENLSSINEVSELVDKGAQEISVSHQTNGVEDYTARKASDSFIVDIERFASHLSTDKDIKANSRITLQRSLSRKASQERGGEKKSNPIANGERDYGSIAISPRASLLQGGSSSTPEKPMVAVVGATEHSHSPQVHNPITIMTGSLAGPTESRISTASRRFSLRRSSSPSWTIDPRRILFFFATLSSMGTILLIYFTLSMNKFTGRDNGLN; encoded by the exons CTCAATCAATGAAGTCAGTGAATTGGTAGACAAAGGTGCCCAGGAAATATCAGTTTCCCATCAAACAAATGGTGTGGAGGACTACACAGCCCGGAAAGCATCTGATAGCTTCATAGTGGATATAGAGCGTTTCGCATCACATCTCAGTACTGACAAAGATATCAAAGCCAACTCCAGAATTACA ttacagaGAAGCCTTTCAAGAAAAGCGTCGCAGGAGCGAGGTGGCGAAAAGAAGTCCAATCCCATTGCCAATGGTGAGAGAGACTATGGCTCCATTGCAATTTCACCAAGAG CTTCTTTATTGCAAGGGGGTAGCAGTAGCACGCCTGAAAAGCCGATGGTGGCGGTGGTGGGCGCCACCGAGCACTCCCACAGCCCACAAGTTCATAATCCCATAACTATCATGACCGGCAGCCTTGCCGGACCAACCGAAAGCAGGATCAGCACCGCCAGCAGAAGATTCAGTTTAAGACGATCATCTTCTCCCTCTTGGACTATTGACCCCAGAAGAATCCTTTTCTTCTTTGCCACATT ATCAAGCATGGGAACAATACTACTCATCTACTTCACACTATCAATGAACAAGTTCACTGGACGTGACAATGGCCTCAATTGA
- the LOC113760650 gene encoding uncharacterized protein LOC113760650 isoform X1: MENPKLQLQEHMGSENLSSINEVSELVDKGAQEISVSHQTNGVEDYTARKASDSFIVDIERFASHLSTDKDIKANSRITLQRSLSRKASQERGGEKKSNPIANGERDYGSIAISPRASLLQGGSSSTPEKPMVAVVGATEHSHSPQVHNPITIMTGSLAGPTESRISTASRRFSLRRSSSPSWTIDPRRILFFFATLSSMGTILLIYFTLSMNKFTGRDNGLN; encoded by the exons CTCAATCAATGAAGTCAGTGAATTGGTAGACAAAGGTGCCCAGGAAATATCAGTTTCCCATCAAACAAATGGTGTGGAGGACTACACAGCCCGGAAAGCATCTGATAGCTTCATAGTGGATATAGAGCGTTTCGCATCACATCTCAGTACTGACAAAGATATCAAAGCCAACTCCAGAATTACA ttacagaGAAGCCTTTCAAGAAAAGCGTCGCAGGAGCGAGGTGGCGAAAAGAAGTCCAATCCCATTGCCAATGGTGAGAGAGACTATGGCTCCATTGCAATTTCACCAAGAG CTTCTTTATTGCAAGGGGGTAGCAGTAGCACGCCTGAAAAGCCGATGGTGGCGGTGGTGGGCGCCACCGAGCACTCCCACAGCCCACAAGTTCATAATCCCATAACTATCATGACCGGCAGCCTTGCCGGACCAACCGAAAGCAGGATCAGCACCGCCAGCAGAAGATTCAGTTTAAGACGATCATCTTCTCCCTCTTGGACTATTGACCCCAGAAGAATCCTTTTCTTCTTTGCCACATT ATCAAGCATGGGAACAATACTACTCATCTACTTCACACTATCAATGAACAAGTTCACTGGACGTGACAATGGCCTCAATTGA
- the LOC113760650 gene encoding uncharacterized protein LOC113760650 isoform X4, with product MGSENLSSINEVSELVDKGAQEISVSHQTNGVEDYTARKASDSFIVDIERFASHLSTDKDIKANSRITLQRSLSRKASQERGGEKKSNPIANGERDYGSIAISPRASLLQGGSSSTPEKPMVAVVGATEHSHSPQVHNPITIMTGSLAGPTESRISTASRRFSLRRSSSPSWTIDPRRILFFFATLSSMGTILLIYFTLSMNKFTGRDNGLN from the exons CTCAATCAATGAAGTCAGTGAATTGGTAGACAAAGGTGCCCAGGAAATATCAGTTTCCCATCAAACAAATGGTGTGGAGGACTACACAGCCCGGAAAGCATCTGATAGCTTCATAGTGGATATAGAGCGTTTCGCATCACATCTCAGTACTGACAAAGATATCAAAGCCAACTCCAGAATTACA ttacagaGAAGCCTTTCAAGAAAAGCGTCGCAGGAGCGAGGTGGCGAAAAGAAGTCCAATCCCATTGCCAATGGTGAGAGAGACTATGGCTCCATTGCAATTTCACCAAGAG CTTCTTTATTGCAAGGGGGTAGCAGTAGCACGCCTGAAAAGCCGATGGTGGCGGTGGTGGGCGCCACCGAGCACTCCCACAGCCCACAAGTTCATAATCCCATAACTATCATGACCGGCAGCCTTGCCGGACCAACCGAAAGCAGGATCAGCACCGCCAGCAGAAGATTCAGTTTAAGACGATCATCTTCTCCCTCTTGGACTATTGACCCCAGAAGAATCCTTTTCTTCTTTGCCACATT ATCAAGCATGGGAACAATACTACTCATCTACTTCACACTATCAATGAACAAGTTCACTGGACGTGACAATGGCCTCAATTGA
- the LOC113760650 gene encoding uncharacterized protein LOC113760650 isoform X3, whose protein sequence is MENPKLQLQEHMGSENLSSINEVSELVDKGAQEISVSHQTNGVEDYTARKASDSFIVDIERFASHLSTDKDIKANSRITRSLSRKASQERGGEKKSNPIANGERDYGSIAISPRASLLQGGSSSTPEKPMVAVVGATEHSHSPQVHNPITIMTGSLAGPTESRISTASRRFSLRRSSSPSWTIDPRRILFFFATLSSMGTILLIYFTLSMNKFTGRDNGLN, encoded by the exons CTCAATCAATGAAGTCAGTGAATTGGTAGACAAAGGTGCCCAGGAAATATCAGTTTCCCATCAAACAAATGGTGTGGAGGACTACACAGCCCGGAAAGCATCTGATAGCTTCATAGTGGATATAGAGCGTTTCGCATCACATCTCAGTACTGACAAAGATATCAAAGCCAACTCCAGAATTACA aGAAGCCTTTCAAGAAAAGCGTCGCAGGAGCGAGGTGGCGAAAAGAAGTCCAATCCCATTGCCAATGGTGAGAGAGACTATGGCTCCATTGCAATTTCACCAAGAG CTTCTTTATTGCAAGGGGGTAGCAGTAGCACGCCTGAAAAGCCGATGGTGGCGGTGGTGGGCGCCACCGAGCACTCCCACAGCCCACAAGTTCATAATCCCATAACTATCATGACCGGCAGCCTTGCCGGACCAACCGAAAGCAGGATCAGCACCGCCAGCAGAAGATTCAGTTTAAGACGATCATCTTCTCCCTCTTGGACTATTGACCCCAGAAGAATCCTTTTCTTCTTTGCCACATT ATCAAGCATGGGAACAATACTACTCATCTACTTCACACTATCAATGAACAAGTTCACTGGACGTGACAATGGCCTCAATTGA